The following are encoded in a window of Impatiens glandulifera chromosome 5, dImpGla2.1, whole genome shotgun sequence genomic DNA:
- the LOC124937602 gene encoding uncharacterized protein LOC124937602, whose amino-acid sequence MPPEPLPWDRKDLLRDRKHDRSESSLGSFSRWREASHHGPPSREFGRWGSSEFRSRPPGHSKQGVWHVHSEESDHVLTPSRCNEKIGDGENSRPSGHNRGDGRHNRSSSSSRDNNNNRGSFISQKEYSNNNNKGHSWEADVSPNGPSRSNGMTDQRSVDNMVMENSHPHSDDFVSSSDQFNLKEQQQQQDNKNGGGGGANGLGTGRKVDKESSLGSTEWKLSHKWTRSGSLSSRGSSFSQSGSSKSLGVDSSEAKNEVQIKALTPLQSPSGETGACVTSAALFEDPNCRKKKPRLGWGEGLAKYEKKKVEGPDDSIVAAKPVLFVCTTDPLDPHMLDQSEKSPVIPSAIDPATPSSVGCSSSSGREDKPFTVTSNIENETNNFCSPADITMESYLERIPFNLENLDLASISNLSTSLAELLQDESTSPTDSSFVRCTAINKLLVLKRDVSKELEITESEIDLLETELKCQSLPAAAASNDLFDHQETPGDDQLVTFPNLILEATPLNLVPCAQEGEAAELKDGYGDDSPGRITTNYTLKADGEDRDLQDLGVQLVSACDVNTLVALNNDIAKNATQEFEIPSPPAGPSNVDPARETGNSSGVQNDDLTMIRDKIMERKHFLKFQERAVALKYRVFQRMWKEDMQLLSARKNRAKSQKRQELCLRAQNGIFQKHRSSTRVRFSSPAGSASVVPSSEVISFTSKLLSEPQPKVYRNTLKMPPLILDKKERIATRFVSSNGLLEDPCGAEEERALINPWTLEERKIFVDKFAEFGKDFKKISSFLDHKTVAACVEFYYKNHKSDWFAIKKKNKPEFPAEGKPSASSNYLVTSGKQLNHERNASSLHMLGAVSALVANADNNGVEIQHRRPSSQLLLLSKESAKPRFDDGNDEGPSSPEILDRDRETAAADVLAGICGSMTSCVTSSFTPGENNHHRVLKKSSLTVEVMHSQDDDDDSCSDESCEEEETTNQVDWTDEEKSNFVQAVSCYGKDFSMVSQQVRTKSRDQCRLFFSKARKCLGLKGVCHPTAIPMEEDESKAGQIVSDLNTLPCEKSSLQAVVPEEENGHEKRQHELVEVGNSETQVGNTRDSQEELLQSQKGGIENRNCELNVSMKTDLNCVMDDDLSVIGGVLSHMDRDVSVQVDINNKQLQKKMKTGLVQLNQDNFPVAAANSVPSHQNKTFNPDLLSNRADPLQDCLLQKCTSSSKTCAASVAELPPFPPPKQVNENQGSRKVVACGGGSSSDLEKPPMRNGDIKLFGQILKHPSPKHENEEKRARLNGSLFDLKSTPAAASLNGSLFDLKSTPAAASLNGSLFDLKSIPAAASLNGSLFDLKSTPAAASPVVVDARPLKGKVIEGKNYMGSENASVRSSYSFLDGNRIQSGFSSCLPDSAILLAKYPAAFVNLSSSSSNIEQQTMPMPPPFETKNELSHHHLYSRSQQQQGGSSRGEKSQQEILLTEMRMLNGYEAAPSIAQQQARMMMMAGGGINGGMNMGSVLSDPVAALKMHYGSGVKEQKKNGHIGTHHNTREEEPWRGNNGDIGR is encoded by the exons ATGCCGCCGGAGCCATTGCCTTGGGATCGGAAAGATCTTCTCAGAGATAGAAAACACGACAGGTCGGAATCTTCTTTAGGTTCTTTCTCTAGATGGAGAGAGGCTTCTCACCACGGACCCCCATCTCGTGAGTTTGGTCGCTGGGGATCCAGCGAATTCAGAAGCAGGCCTCCAG GGCATTCTAAGCAGGGGGTTTGGCACGTACATTCTGAAGAATCGGATCATGTTCTAACGCCGTCTCGATGCAATGAGAAGATAGGTGACGGTGAAAACTCTCGCCCTTCTGGTCATAATAGAGGGGATGGGAGACACAACAGAAGTAGTAGCAGCAGCagggataataataataacaggGGATCTTTTATTAGCCAGAAGGagtatagtaataataataataaaggtcATTCTTGGGAAGCCGATGTTTCGCCAAATGGTCCGAGTAGATCAAATGGCATGACTGATCAGAGGTCAGTTGATAACATGGTAATGGAGAACTCTCATCCTCATTCTGATGACTTTGTTAGCTCATCGGATCAATTTAACTTGAAagagcagcagcagcagcaggatAATAAGAATGGTGGTGGTGGCGGCGCTAATGGCTTGGGCACAGGAAGGAAAGTTGATAAAGAAAGTTCATTGGGTTCAACTGAGTGGAAGTTGTCTCATAAATGGACTCGTTCTGGGAGTCTGTCTTCGCGGGGATCCAGCTTCAGTCAATCGGGCAGCTCAAAAAGCTTGGGTGTGGATTCATCTGAAGCAAAAAACGAGGTGCAAATCAAGGCCCTCACACCGTTACAGTCTCCTTCGGGTGAAACTGGTGCCTGTGTGACATCAGCTGCACTGTTTGAAGATCCAAATTGTAGGAAGAAGAAGCCTCGTCTTGGTTGGGGTGAAGGGCTTgcgaaatatgaaaagaagaaagttgAAGGACCTGATGACAGTATTGTTGCAGCCAAACCTGTTCTGTTTGTTTGCACTACAGATCCCTTGGATCCACACATGTTGGACCAGTCTGAGAAGAGCCCTGTGATTCCTTCTGCCATCGATCCTGCTACTCCTTCTTCAGTAGGCTGCAGTTCTTCTTCAG GTCGGGAGGATAAACCGTTTACAGTGACATCCAATATTGAGAATGAAACTAATAACTTCTGTAGTCCGGCTGATATTACTATGGAGAGTTATCTCGAAAGAATACCTTTTAACTTGGAGAATCTGGATCTTGCGTCAATATCTAACTTAAGCACTTCACTTGCCGAATTGCTTCAAGATGAATCAACAAGCCCAACAGATTCAAGTTTTGTCAGGTGTACTGCTATAAACAAATTGCTTGTATTGAAGAGGGATGTTTCTAAGGAGCTGGAGATAACTGAATCAGAAATTGATTTACTTGAAACAGAGCTTAAATGTCAGTCTCTTCCTGCAGCTGCAGCATCTAATGATTTGTTTGACCATCAAGAAACACCTGGTGATGACCAACTAGTTACTTTCCCTAACTTAATTCTTGAAGCCACTCCCTTGAATCTTGTCCCTTGTGCGCAAGAAGGAGAGGCTGCTGAATTGAAAGATGGATATGGTGATGATAGTCCAGGAAGAATTACAACTAATTATACCCTGAAGGCTGATGGAGAAGACAGAGATTTACAGGATCTTGGAGTTCAGCTTGTTAGTGCTTGTGACGTGAATACATTGGTGGCTTTAAATAATGATATTGCCAAGAATGCAACTCAAGAATTTGAAATTCCTTCGCCACCAGCTGGTCCATCTAATGTAGATCCAGCAAGAGAAACCGGTAATAGCTCTGGAGTGCAGAATGATGACTTGACGATGATCAGGGATAAAATCATGGAAAGGAAGCATTTTCTGAAGTTTCAAGAGAGAGCTGTTGCTCTTAAGTATAGGGTATTTCAACGCATGTGGAAAGAAGATATGCAATTGCTCTCTGCCAGAAAAAATCGAGCCAAGTCACAGAAAAGGCAAGAATTGTGTTTGCGTGCTCAAAATGGAATATTTCAAAAGCATCGCTCATCAACACGTGTTCGGTTTTCTTCCCCGG CTGGGAGTGCGAGTGTGGTTCCGTCATCAGAAGTCATAAGCTTTACAAGCAAATTGCTTTCGGAACCACAGCCCAAGGTTTATAGGAATACTCTGAAGATGCCACCTTTAATCTTGGATAAGAAGGAAAGGATTGCTACTAGATTTGTTTCAAGTAATGGTTTACTGGAAGATCCTTGTGGTGCTGAGGAAGAACGCGCTTTGATTAATCCATGGACtctagaagagagaaaaatctTCGTTGATAAGTTTGCTGAATTTGGGAAAGACTTCAAAAAGATCTCTTCTTTTCTGGATCACAAGACTGTTGCTGCTTGCGTTGAGTTTTATTATAAGAACCATAAATCAGATTGGTTTGccataaagaagaaaaataagcCGGAATTTCCAGCCGAAGGGAAGCCAAGTGCTAGCAGCAACTACTTGGTTACTTCTGGCAAACAATTGAATCACGAAAGGAATGCATCATCCCTTCATATGTTAGGTGCAGTGTCAGCACTTGTGGCTAATGCAGATAATAATGGAGTGGAGATCCAGCATAGACGCCCTTCTTCCCAACTATTACTACTCTCAAAGGAATCAGCGAAGCCTCGATTTGATGATGGAAATGATGAAGGTCCAAGCAGTCCGGAAATCTTGGACCGTGATAGGGAAACTGCTGCAGCTGATGTTTTGGCAGGTATATGTGGTTCTATGACTTCTTGCGTCACAAGCTCTTTTACACCTGGAGAGAACAACCATCATCGTGTTTTGAAGAAGAGCTCTTTGACAGTGGAGGTGATGCACAGTCAGGACGATGATGATGACAGCTGCTCGGATGAGAGCTGTGAAGAAGAGGAGACGACGAATCAAGTTGATTGGACGGATGAGGAGAAGTCTAACTTTGTACAGGCGGTATCGTGTTATGGGAAAGATTTCTCGATGGTTTCTCAACAGGTCAGAACAAAGTCTAGGGATCAGTGCAGGTTGTTCTTCAGCAAGGCTCGCAAGTGCCTTGGACTGAAGGGTGTTTGTCATCCTACAGCCATACCAATGGAAGAAGATGAAAGCAAGGCAGGGCAAATAGTTTCTGATCTGAACACATTACCATGTGAAAAATCTTCCTTACAGGCTGTTGTGCCGGAGGAGGAAAATGGTCATGAAAAGAGACAACATGAGTTGGTTGAGGTAGGAAACTCAGAAACACAAGTTGGAAACACAAGAGATAGTCAGGAGGAGCTGCTGCAGAGCCAAAAAGGTGGTATTGAGAACAGAAACTGCGAGTTAAATGTAAGCATGAAAACTGACTTGAATTGCGTAATGGATGATGATTTAAGTGTAATTGGGGGCGTTTTGTCCCATATGGATAGGGATGTTTCTGTGCAAGTGGATATTAATAACAAACAGCTgcagaagaagatgaagactGGCCTAGTACAGCTGAATCAGGATAATTTCCCTGTGGCTGCTGCAAATTCTGTGCCTAGTCATCAAAACAAGACTTTTAACCCTGATCTTTTATCAAATCGTGCAGATCCTTTACAG GATTGCCTTTTACAGAAGTGCACCTCTAGTTCAAAAACTTGTGCTGCTTCAGTTGCAGAGTTGCCCCCTTTCCCTCCACCAAAACAGGTTAATGAAAATCAAGGTTCCAGAAAGGTTGTTGCATGTGGTGGTGGTTCATCATCAGACTTGGAAAAGCCCCCTATGAGGAATGGTGATATCAAACTGTTTGGTCAGATTTTGAAACACCCATCTCCGAAGCATGAGAATGAAGAGAAGAGGGCTAGATTAAATGGTTCACTGTTTGACCTCAAATCTACTCCTGCTGCTGCTTCACTAAATGGTTCGCTGTTTGACCTCAAATCTACTCCTGCTGCTGCTTCACTAAATGGTTCGCTGTTTGACCTCAAATCTATTCCTGCTGCTGCTTCACTAAATGGTTCGCTGTTTGACCTCAAATCTACTCCTGCTGCTGCTTCACCCGTGGTAGTAGATGCTAGGCCATTGAAAGGCAAGGTGATTGAAGGGAAGAACTACATGGGCTCCGAGAATGCCTCAGTCAGAAGTAGTTACAGTTTCTTGGATGGGAACAGAATTCAGAGTGGATTTTCTTCCTGTTTGCCTGATTCTGCTATCTTACTAGCAAAATACCCTGCTGCATTTGTTAACTTATCATCCTCCTCTTCTAACATAGAACAACAGACAATGCCAATGCCCCCACCATTTGAGACTAAAAACGAGTTAAGCCACCACCACCTTTATAGTAGGAGCCAACAGCAGCAGGGGGGCAGCAGCAGAGGAGAAAAGTCACAGCAGGAAATTTTATTAACTGAGATGAGGATGCTTAACGGATATGAAGCAGCACCTTCAATTGCCCAACAACAGGCCAGAATGATGATGATGGCAGGAGGAGGAATTAATGGGGGAATGAACATGGGAAGCGTGCTTTCAGACCCTGTGGCTGCCCTAAAGATGCACTATGGTAGTGGTGTTAAAGAGCAGAAAAAAAATGGGCACATTGGAACCCACCACAACACCAGAGAGGAGGAACCATGGAGAGGTAATAATGGCGATATAGGCAGGTAG
- the LOC124938515 gene encoding DNA-directed RNA polymerase II subunit RPB7, which produces MFFHIVLERNMQLHPRHFGRDLREKLVSKLMRDVEGTCSGRHGFVVAITGIESVGKGLIRDGTGFVTFPVKYQCVVFRPFKGEILEAVVTMVNKMGFFAEAGPVQIFVSNHLIPDDMEFQSGDIPNYTTSDGSVKIQKETEVRLKIIGTRVDATEIFCIGTIKDDFLGVISDPGAAA; this is translated from the exons ATGTTTTTTCACATTGTGTTAGAGCGAAACATGCAGTTGCATCCTCGGCATTTCGGGCGAGACCTCCGTGAAAAGCTCGTTTCCAAGCTTATGAGGGATGTTGAGGGAACGTGCAG CGGTAGGCATGGGTTCGTTGTAGCCATAACAGGCATAGAGAGTGTTGGTAAAGGGCTAATTCGTGATGGGACTGGGTTTGTTACCTTCCCGGTTAAGTATCAGTGTGTAGTTTTCAGGCCATTCAAAGGGGAGATTTTGGAAGCAGTTGTAACAATGGTTAACAAG ATGGGTTTCTTTGCTGAAGCTGGGCCAGTTCAAATATTTGTATCTAATCAT TTGATACCTGATGATATGGAGTTCCAATCAGGAGATATACCTAATTACACAACTTCAGATGGATCG GTTAAGATTCAAAAGGAGACGGAAGTGCGCCTAAAGATTATTGGAACACGAGTTGATGCTACAGAAATT TTCTGCATTGGCACCATAAAGGATGATTTTTTGGGTGTGATCAGTGATCCGGGTGCAGCAGCCTAA
- the LOC124940417 gene encoding arabinogalactan protein 41-like: MEARRDSSLFIAIAIFSLIISVFLPAAAVAQSAAPAPAPTSDGTSIDQGIAYVLMLVALMLTYFIH; the protein is encoded by the exons atggaGGCGAGAAGAGATTCGTCATTATTCATTGCCATCGCTATTTTCTCTTTAATCATCTCCGTCTTTCTTCCCGCCGCTGCTGTGGCTCAATCGGCCGCTCCTGCTCCTGCTCCAACCAGCGACG GAACTTCTATTGATCAAGGAATTGCATATGTGTTGATGCTGGTGGCTCTTATGCTCACTTACTTCATTCATTGA